The Stigmatopora argus isolate UIUO_Sarg chromosome 16, RoL_Sarg_1.0, whole genome shotgun sequence genome has a window encoding:
- the inpp5ja gene encoding phosphatidylinositol 4,5-bisphosphate 5-phosphatase A — translation MDPARKKPPKLQPGSCDPTTPGPLRGLPVIGSSGTELDNNKYRSAQVTLTGISRPRPTALGTKLPTKNVDSIPARIPRPQSANVSPRSPSESLVSSRTPQASLSPNSSLSPPPTSNATQGKDENRDFRVHIATWNVGSAVPPDDISALFGPDMSDGSVDMFVIGLQEVNSMINKRLKDALFSDQWTELCMDTLSPFGYVLVASQRMQGVLLLVFSKFAHLPFLRGVQTQSTRTGLGGCWGNKGGVSARLTVFGHPVCFLNCHLPAHMRNLEQRMEDFESILQQQQFEGGVATGVLDHDVVFWFGDLNFRIEDYDIHVVKCAIDSNKLPLLWERDQLNLAKSTESILEGFIEGPLKFPPTYKFDVGTHTYDTSAKKRKPAWTDRILWRLRRTGSPVPTHNAALQRGLTSWLGGATKVTQHQYKSHMGFTISDHKPVSALFSLHFPFRVDMPLVELQANKEWLKVSDATVKFTFASNYHRSSWDWVAIYKVGFRHHKDYQAYAWAKGEHAGQVSFSEEDLPRDHCEYILGFYSNNMNSIVGLSTNIQIKLPIRSPDSSEMSSEDDSTVVLLAPNSRSPSPKPVKHHHCRSARNPAVASNPLPALQGLGLCPLPKDTGSRSPVSKKEPLFSTGSLSSPAISPLSPRSPVSPRGGVTVPEALIVAILGERLPAQVSPTGGLKHFGLARGSDTS, via the exons ATGGATCCCGCGAGGAAGAAACCACCCAAATTGCAACCAGGATCTTGTGACCCTACCACACCAGGTCCACTTCGCGGTCTACCAGTTATTGGCTCGTCAGGGACTGAGCTGGACAACAACAAGTATAGGTCAGCACAGGTGACTTTGACCGGCATAAGCCGACCGAGACCCACCGCCCTCGGGACTAAACTCCCTACCAAGAATGTAGATTCAATCCCGGCCCGCATCCCGCGACCTCAGAGCGCCAACGTTTCACCTCGGTCCCCGTCCGAGTCCTTGGTGTCTTCTCGTACTCCGCAGGCCTCCCTGAGCCCAAATTCTAGTCTTAGTCCTCCACCGACTAGCAATGCGACGCAAGGCAAGGATGAAAACAGGGACTTCAG AGTCCACATCGCCACATGGAACGTGGGCTCGGCCGTCCCACCGGACGACATCAGCGCCTTGTTTGGACCCGACATGTCAGATGGGAGCGTCGACATGTTCGTCATCGG GCTCCAGGAGGTGAACTCCATGATCAACAAACGACTGAAAGATGCTCTTTTCTCCGACCAGTGGACCGAGCTCTGCATGGACACGCTCAGTCCCTTCGGATACGTTCTG GTGGCTTCCCAGCGGATGCAAGGCGTGCTACTGCTGGTTTTCTCCAAATTTGCCCATCTTCCGTTCCTCCGCGGCGTGCAGACGCAGAGCACTCGCACGGGACTCGGCGGGTGTTGG GGCAACAAAGGTGGCGTGAGTGCTAGGCTGACCGTGTTCGGGCACCCCGTGTGCTTCCTCAACTGTCATCTGCCTGCTCATATGAGGAACCTGGAACAGCGGATGGAGGACTTTGAGAGCAtcctgcagcagcagcagtttgAAGGAGGGGTtgccacgggggtgctggatcacGA CGTCGTCTTCTGGTTTGGGGATTTGAACTTTCGGATCGAAGACTATGACATCCATGTGGTGAAAtgcgccattgacagcaataagcTTCCTCTACTGTGGGAACGAGATCAG CTCAACCTAGCCAAAAGCACAGAATCCATCCTGGAAGGCTTCATCGAGGGTCCGCTCAAATTCCCACCCACGTATAAGTTTGACGTGGGCACACACACTTACGACACGAG CGCTAAAAAGAGGAAACCCGCGTGGACCGATCGCATCCTGTGGCGCCTCCGTCGCACCGGCTCCCCTGTTCCTACCCACAATGCCGCACTTCAGAGGGGTCTGACTTCATGGCTGGGCGGGGCAACCAAAGTCACACAGCACCAATACAAGAGCCACATGGGATTCACCATCAGTGACCACAAGCCTGTGTCGGCCCTGTTTTCCCTCCAC TTCCCCTTCAGAGTGGACATGCCTCTCGTGGAGCTGCAGGCCAACAAGGAATGGCTAAAAGTCTCTGATGCCACAGTCAAGTTCACATTTGCTTCCAATTACCATCGCAGCTCATGGGACTGGGTAGCCATATACAAG GTTGGATTTAGGCATCATAAAGATTACCAAGCATACGCGTGGGCCAAGGGGGAGCACGCTGGGCAG gtgtctttttcagaggaAGATTTGCCAAGAGACCATTGTGAATACATCCTGGGCTTCTACAGTAATAATATGAACAGTATTGTTGGATTGTCAACAAATATTCAG ATCAAGCTTCCAATCCGCAGTCCCGACAGCTCCGAGATGAGCTCGGAGGACGACAGCACCGTGGTCCTGTTAGCGCCCAACTCCCGCAGCCCCAGCCCCAAACCCGTTAAGCATCACCACTGCCGTAGCGCCCGCAACCCCGCCGTCGCGTCCAACCCCCTCCCGGCCCTGCAAGGGCTGGGCTTGTGCCCCCTCCCCAAAGATACGGGCAGCCGCTCACCCGTCTCTAAAAAAGAACCACTCTTTTCCACCGGCTCTCTGTCATCTCCGGCCATCAGCCCGCTCAGCCCCCGGAGCCCCGTTTCTCCACGCGGGGGGGTTACGGTACCGGAGGCCCTGATCGTCGCCATTTTAGGCGAGCGCTTGCCCGCTCAGGTTAGCCCCACGGGGGGGCTCAAACATTTCGGACTTGCGCGAGGAAGCGACACTTCGTAG
- the LOC144090844 gene encoding putative CENPB DNA-binding domain-containing protein 1, with the protein MAPKSKAPSSDGRPAKKRKAITMEVKLDIVKRSKRGETPTIIGRALDLSRSTVATIIKDQDRILEHVKASPHMKSTIISKQNGGLMMEMERLLVLWLEDRHQWGLPVSLVLIQQEAKRLFETLKSEKWAGGEGKPFVASRGWFMRFKARANLHNLRVEGDSAGGERQDGTDFPTALAEIVKEEAKTCFARQALREDLPPKTSLNIKTDGEPVEKEELDLLTSEPKKFTCKSLAAGFLLIEEGLAKFQAEDPDAARYARISKGVMDNLRCYKEIWEEEKRASFQSNLERFFKMVEKPIPDSVPSTSSASLPPAKK; encoded by the coding sequence ATGGCACCCAAGAGCAAGGCGCCCTCTTCCGACGGCCGCCCCGCGAAGAAAAGGAAAGCCATCACCATGGAGGTCAAGTTAGACATCGTAAAGCGATCGAAACGGGGAGAAACGCCTACCATCATCGGTCGTGCGCTCGACTTAAGTCGCTCCACCGTCGCTACGATCATCAAGGATCAAGATCGCATCCTAGAGCACGTGAaagcatccccacacatgaaATCCACCATCATCAGCAAGCAGAACGGTGGCCTCATGATGGAGATGGAAAGATTACTAGTGCTTTGGCTGGAGGACCGCCACCAATGGGGTCTGCCCGTGAGTTTGGTGCTGATCCAACAAGAGGCCAAGCGTCTCTTCGAGACGTTGAAAAGTGAAAAGTGGGCGGGCGGCGAGGGGAAACCCTTCGTTGCCAGTCGAGGTTGGTTCATGCGATTTAAAGCTCGGGCAAATCTGCATAACCTGAGAGTGGAGGGCGACTCGGCAGGTGGCGAGCGCCAAGACGGGACTGATTTCCCCACCGCCTTGGCGGAAATCGTCAAAGAGGAAGCGAAAACGTGCTTCGCCCGGCAGGCATTGCGGGAGGATTTGCCCCCGAAGACGAGTTTAAACATCAAGACGGATGGGGAACCGGTGGAGAAAGAGGAGTTGGACCTACTGACCTCAGAGCCCAAGAAGTTCACGTGCAAAAGCTTGGCGGCGGGGTTCTTGCTCATAGAGGAAGGACTGGCAAAGTTCCAAGCTGAGGACCCCGACGCGGCCAGGTACGCCAGGATCTCCAAGGGGGTCATGGACAACCTGCGGTGTTACAAGGAGATTTGGGAGGAGGAAAAGAGGGCCTCCTTCCAGTCTAACCTGGAGCGCTTCTTCAAGATGGTCGAGAAGCCCATCCCGGATTCCGTTCCCTCCACGTCGAGCGCTTCTCTGCCTCCTGCCAAAAAGTAG
- the smtna gene encoding smoothelin-like protein 1, with protein MEGTPQRESSVTSEQLADIDDEELLNKMLDNATDFEERRLIRTALRELLKKKRDKREQERASRQELLSKGAADPPTSSMTAGCKAGSVPASQKSPPCTAPNAKNVKQMLLDWCKAKTEPYEGVNVRNFSSSWKDGIAFCALVHRFFPDAFEYSVLNPNEPRDNFQLAFSAAERLAGCPPLLDPEDLVRMKEPDWKCVYTYIQEFYRCLVEKGLVKTKKRA; from the exons ATGGAGGGGACACCTCAGCGTGAATCCAGCGTGACCAGCGAGCAGCTCGCTGACATTGACGACGAGGAGCTTCTCAACAAAATG CTGGACAATGCCACGGACTTTGAAGAGCGGCGACTCATCCGTACAGCGTTGAGGGAGTTGCTGAAGAAAAAACGAG ACAAGCGGGAGCAGGAGCGAGCGTCTCGACAGGAGCTTTTAAGCAAAGGCGCAGCAG ATCCACCAACCTCGTCCATGACAGCAGGCTG CAAGGCTGGTTCTGTTCCGGCTTCCCAGAAAAGCCCCCCCTGCACAGCCCCCAACGCTAAAAACGTCAAACAGATGCTTCTGGACTGGTGCAAGGCCAAAACGGAGCCATATGAG GGGGTGAACGTCCGCAACTTTTCCTCCAGCTGGAAGGATGGCATCGCCTTCTGCGCCTTGGTGCATCGCTTCTTTCCCGACGCCTTCGAGTATTCCGTCCTGAACCCTAACGAGCCCAGAGACAACTTCCAGCTCGCGTTCAGCGCCGCCGA GAGGCTGGCCGGCTGTCCCCCTCTGCTGGACCCCGAAGACTTGGTTCGGATGAAGGAGCCTGACTGGAAGTGCGTTTACACGTACATCCAGGAGTTCTACCGGTGCCTGGTGGAAAAGGGCTTGGTTAAAACCAAGAAGCGGGCTTAG
- the slc35e4 gene encoding solute carrier family 35 member E4 produces the protein MINADGFSKHKASARPGGGSRPPAEMLHLLLAIIVWLVTGTTISSLNKWIFAVYNFRYPLLLSALHMLTAIVVDYGLIKLRVVSCAGVVEQDLTPGAKCKVFLLSLTFCASIAFGNMGLNYVQLSFAQMIYTTTPIFTLAISTLILGKQHHILKYTAMMPICLGASFSIMGEVQYDQTGCFFVIVATMFRGVKSIQQSILLQEEKINSVFLLYLMSIPSFCILAVAALALENWALLESPQHYDRHLWVFILLSCLGSVLYNLASSCVITLTSAVTLHILGNLSVVGNLLLSQLLFGSELSTLSCAGAALTLSGMLIYQNSELIVSYVDMHRAKAGGSLGEDEKDDREMTGRQRLDTESKMD, from the exons ATGATCAACGCCGATGGCTTCTCCAAGCACAAGGCGAGCGCGCGACCGGGAGGCGGTAGCCGACCCCCCGCCGAGATGCTCCACCTGCTCTTGGCGATCATCGTTTGGCTGGTGACCGGCACCACCATCTCCAGCCTCAACAAATGGATCTTTGCTGTGTACAACTTCAGGTACCCCCTCTTGCTATCCGCCCTGCACATGCTGACGGCCATCGTGGTGGACTACGGTTTGATCAAACTTCGGGTGGTCAGCTGCGCGGGGGTGGTGGAGCAGGACTTGACCCCCGGGGCGAAATGCAAAGTCTTCCTGCTGAGCCTCACGTTTTGCGCCAGCATCGCGTTTGGCAACATGGGTCTGAACTACGTCCAGCTGTCCTTTGCGCAAATGATTTACACCACCACGCCAATCTTCACTCTGGCTATTTCCACGTTGATCCTGGGCAAGCAGCATCACATCCTCAAGTACACAGCCATGATGCCCATCTGCCTGGGGGCTTCCTTCAGTATCATGGGGGAGGTCCAGTACGACCAGACCGGCTGTTTCTTCGTCATTGTGGCCACCATGTTCAGGGGAGTTAAGTCCATTCAACAga GCATTCTCCTCCAGGAGGAGAAGATCAACTCAGTGTTCCTACTCTACCTGATGTCCATCCCCAGCTTCTGCATCCTGGCCGTGGCGGCCCTGGCGCTGGAGAACTGGGCCTTGCTGGAGTCACCGCAACACTACGACCGCCACCTTTGGGTCTTCATCCTGCTCAGCTGCTTGGGCTCGGTTCTGTACAACCTGGCCAGCAGCTGCGTCATCACGCTCACCTCGGCCGTCACCCTCCACATTCTGGGCAACCTCAGCGTGGTGGGCAACCTGCTTCTGTCCCAGCTGCTCTTCGGCAGCGAGCTGTCCACCCTGAGCTGCGCCGGCGCCGCCCTCACGCTGTCGGGGATGCTCATCTACCAGAACTCGGAGCTCATCGTCAGCTACGTGGACATGCACAGGGCCAAGGCCGGTGGTTCCCTAGGTGAGGACGAAAAGGATGACCGCGAGATGACGGGTCGCCAGCGTCTGGATACAGAGAGTAAGATGGACTAA
- the osbp2a gene encoding oxysterol-binding protein 2, with translation MDELVRSLPSPTLPGIQLPRLDTHKGWLFKWTNYLKGYQRRWFVLSNGLLSYYRTQAEMGHTCRGTIPLAAAQIEQGDACNFLITNGGRSYHLKATSEGECQNWLSTLQQAKTNANALIHHSDDSGDEESPDPHDARVLSQGTLKTLASKLDDLSTCNELIGKHGAALQRSLSEFEDLRACVDNTDKVKAVNERAALFRITSNAMINACRDFLDVAQSQNRRWQKTLQHEQEQRHYLETTIEQLAKQHNSLETAWREKPTSYAGAQRSREVDESDENDEFFDAMEDAPSFVTVNAETKHRRSGSTQSMKSGGMHSDWTHNENDTSDSNHTQLRRTRRSRIPDKPNYSLNLWSIMKNCIGKDLSKIPMPVNFNEPLSMLQRLTEDVEYSELLDRAARCDSSLEQMCLVAAFSVSSYSTTVHRTSKPFNPLLGETYELDRLQEYGYRSICEQVSHHPPAAAHNVTSQRGWTLWQHITIDSKFRGKYISVMPLGKIHLQFHSSGNRYVWSKVTSTVHNIIVGKLWIDQSGDIDVVNNTTKDTCHLKFSPYSYFSRDVPRKVTGVVEDREGTAHYILSGTWDEKMESAKIVDSSQGSGGSEGKQKTVYQTLQPKLLWKKYPLPDNAENMHYFSALALTLNEPEEGTAPTDSRMRPDQRLMEVGLWDEANIQKQRLEECQRLERKRREGQSMQALEEGQEMEVYQPLWFEKKTDDATGESNYIYRGGYWEAKERQDWSMCPEIF, from the exons ATCGAGCAGGGTGACGCTTGCAACTTCCTGATAACCAACGGAGGTCGGAGCTATCATTTGAAGGCCACATCTGAAGGGGAGTGTCAAAACTGGTTGTCCACGCTGCAGCAGGCTAAAACCAATGCCAATGCGCTCATTCATCACTCTG ATGACTCAGGAGATGAGGAAAGCCCAGACCCACACGACGCTCGAGTGTTGAGCCAAGGCACGCTTAAGACGTTGGCCAGCAAGCTGGACGATCTGAGCACCTGTAACGAGCTGATTGGAAAGCACGGCGCCGCCCTCCAGCGCTCCCTCAGCGAATTCGAGGATCTCCGCGCCTGCGTCGACAACACGGACAAAGTGAAGGCCGTTAACGAGCGAGCCGCCCTCTTTCGCATCACCTCCAATGCTATGATCAAT GCTTGTCGTGACTTCTTGGATGTAGCGCAATCTCAAAACCGCAGGTGGCAGAAAACCCTGCAGCATGAGCAAGAGCAGCGGCACTATCTGGAGACCACCATTGAGCAGCTAGCCAAACAGCACAATAGCCTGGAGACGGCCTGGAGGGAAAAGCCCACCTCGTACGCCG GCGCGCAGAGATCTCGCGAGGTGGACGAGAGTGACGAGAACGATGAATTCTTCGACGCCATGGAAGACGCACCTTCGTTCGTAACTGTGAATGCCGAGACCAAGCACAG GCGCTCAGGGAGTACTCAGAGTATGAAGAGTGGCGGAATGCACAGTGACTGGACCCATAACGAGAAT GACACCTCAGACTCAAACCACACGCAGCTACGCAGGACGAGACGCAGCCGCATTCCGGACAAACCCAATTACTCCCTCAACCTGTGGAGCATCATGAAGAACTGTATTGGCAAAGACTTGTCCAAGATCCCCATGCCC GTCAACTTCAACGAGCCGCTGTCCATGCTGCAGCGTCTGACCGAGGACGTGGAATACAGCGAGCTTTTGGACCGGGCGGCTCGTTGCGACTCCTCCCTGGAGCAGATGTGTCTGGTGGCCGCTTTCTCCGTCTCCTCCTATTCCACCACCGTCCATCGCACGTCTAAACCCTTCAACCCTCTACTAGGGGAGACTTATGAGCTTGACCGCCTGCAAGAATATGGCTACCGCTCCATCTGTGAGCAG GTTAGTCATCACCCACCAGCTGCTGCCCACAACGTCACCTCGCAGCGTGGATGGACCCTGTGGCAACACATCACTATTGACAGCAAGTTCCGCGGGAAGTACATCTCGGTCATGCCACTCG GAAAGATTCACTTGCAGTTCCACTCAAGTGGGAACCGCTATGTGTGGAGCAAAGTGACCTCAACAGTGCACAATATTATCGTGGGGAAGCTCTGGATTGATCAG TCTGGGGACATTGACGTTGTGAACAACACCACTAAGGATACATGCCATCTGAAGTTCTCGCCCTACAGCTACTTCTCCAGAGATGTTCCACGTAAA GTGACAGGCGTCGTGGAGGACAGGGAGGGCACGGCGCATTATATACTATCAGGAACCTGGGATGAAAAAATGGAGAGTGCCAAAATAGTGGACAGCAGTCAAGGAAGTGGAGGCTCAGAAGGCAAACAAAAGACAGTTTATCAGACGCTTCAGCCCAAACTCTTGTGGAAGAAATACCCACTCCC GGACAATGCAGAAAACATGCATTATTTCTCGGCTTTGGCTTTGACTCTCAATGAGCCGGAGGAGGGCACCGCGCCCACGGACAGCCGAATGCGTCCGGATCAGCGGCTGATGGAGGTGGGCCTGTGGGATGAAGCCAACATCCAGAAGCAACGTTTGGAGGAGTGTCAGAGGctggagaggaagaggagggaggGCCAAAGCATGCAGGCGCTGGAGGAAG GACAAGAAATGGAGGTGTACCAGCCACTGTGGTTTGAAAAGAAAACAGACGACGCCACAGGAGAAAGCAACTACATCTACAGGGGAGGCTACTGGGAGGCAAAAGAAAGGCAGGACTGGAGCATGTGCCCCGAAATCTTTTAG